One segment of Triticum aestivum cultivar Chinese Spring chromosome 2A, IWGSC CS RefSeq v2.1, whole genome shotgun sequence DNA contains the following:
- the LOC123184915 gene encoding monothiol glutaredoxin-S3-like, producing the protein MCHVARQDHEADLMLVLYAPPRPIFLTSTAPSRAHTPHLQLTLLLVNLKGTNAQVPWLTATASKMVSSTNEVRRTVQERPVVVVGRPECCLAVVARHLLLRQGVNPAALEVSYDADPAALVYALRAKDDNTKLVTDVALPVVFVGGRLLGGLDRLITMHIAEELVPLLRQAGALWL; encoded by the coding sequence ATGTGCCATGTGGCACGCCAGGACCACGAAGCTGACCTAATGCTCGTGCTCTATGCACCTCCCCGACCCATATTTCTGACCTCCACAGCCCCCTCAAGGGCACACACCCCTCACCTCCAGTTGACACTACTGCTCGTCAATCTCAAGGGCACGAACGCCCAAGTCCCGTGGCTGACGGCGACGGCGAGTAAGATGGTCAGCAGCACCAACGAAGTGCGGAGGACGGTGCAGGAGaggccggtggtggtggtggggcggcCGGAGTGCTGCCTGGCGGTCGTCGCCCGGCACCTGCTCCTGCGGCAGGGCGTGAACCCGGCGGCCCTGGAGGTCAGCTACGACGCCGACCCTGCGGCGCTCGTGTACGCGCTCCGGGCCAAGGACGACAACACCAAGTTGGTCACCGACGTCGCCTTACCGGTGGTGTTCGTCGGAGGTAGGCTGTTGGGTGGGCTGGACCGACTCATTACCATGCACATCGCCGAAGAGCTCGTGCCGCTCCTGAGGCAGGCAGGTGCCCTGTGGCTCTGA